Within the Aspergillus luchuensis IFO 4308 DNA, chromosome 5, nearly complete sequence genome, the region ATGAGTTCGTAGTTGGATTAATCTTTTAGCCAGGCGTTGACTTAGTTCCAATGACGTATAGACATATATGCAGACTAAGGAGGCAGCAGAACTAAACCCGAGCAGTGTTGATAAGACCCAGTTCCGGATACCAGGGTAGCTGGACAACGTTAGTTCAATGTTCCACTAAACCAAGACCCCCAGGGTTCGTTATCTGCAAGGTTGACTAGGTTACAGCTTGAGGATCATTCCTGCTCTGGGGTAAGGAGTGCAGATGAATGTTAATCCGGGGTGGCAGAAATTTGAGACTGCAGACGTAGACATAGTCACAACAGCGTCACAGGGTTAGCATGTAACCTTTTTCGAGAAGCACAGCATGTTGAAAGGATATTTGCGAGCTTGGATGAGCAAACATGAAAATATGGAAATGATGGTAGCATCAGGGGATATTGATAAATGGTTGGTTCCGTATCCCAAGACGGCCACGCGGTGGAACAGTCCGGTTGACTGTTTCAGTCATTGACAAGATGCTCCGTTTATCGGACGGTTTTAGAGTTGACGCTTGATGAGTTGGGGTCATGCGGACCTTGGGGAGCTGTAAGTGGTGCAGAGCAGGGCCAGGTTAGATGCAGCAGGCGCAGAGCCTGGGATAATATGGTTTTATTTGCCACAAAtcaggagggaggaagagggtagGATTCCAAGGTGGAAATGGGTGGATCACATCGAGGCAAGTGGGTAAAGGGTaaaggagaaagagcagTCACAGACTTTCAAGTCAGAGTCATGGATCCGCGGGAAATGCATCTCAGGCCCGCGTTGCCTCCCGCAACCCGCCTGTCCACCGCTTCTCGCTcagtctttctctctctttccccacCACTTCAGAAAGTctccccttcatcctccatcctgCACTCCGTCTTTCCCTTGCTTGTTCGCTTTCCTtatccttcctccctttgATATTTTCCCTCGTGCTCCTGGCTGACCTTTGGTCCCTCCATCTCTGCTTTCCCCCCCGTCATTTCTCGCtacctctctccctcccctccctctccctttGCCATCCAGCTGTTTGTGGTCATCATGAACAGCTTGGTGGCTACACCACCTGtgcctcctcatcacttTTACGAATACTCCcgtccttctccctcccgtCCAAGTAAGTCTTGccccatcttcctccagTGCAGTCGATGATGACTCCCTTGTTATATGACCTTTGATGACTGACTGATATCAGTGTCTACTCCCATTCACACTCCCAACAACCGCAAACGGAAAGCCGACGATGAGAATGATCACGATGGTCGAATGTCAGCGTCACCTACCAACTCTCCCGCCTTGACTCCGAGAACCCTCCCAGTAAACCGAAACATCAAGCGTGCTCGTCCAAATGTCAGCGGGCGGCCTCTCGCTCTCCCCCGACTGCTGGAGACCTTGGACACAGACGCTCTTCGGGGCATCCTCCGGACTGTGTGTGAGCGTCATCCAGGTTTGGTTGATGAAGTAGTCCACACAGCACCTCGACCCAGTGTGGCATCTGCCCTTCAAGTCCTTCGACATTACGAATCCGCCCTGCAGTCGTCGTTCCCACTCGGTGGCAACTCCGAATCAGATTATGCATACAATCGTGTCCGACAACCACTGGGAAATCTTCTAGATGCTTTGAGCGACTTCACTCCACACTTCTTACCGCCTCACGAGACGCAGTCGTCTGTTTCTCTGAGTTACCTGGATGGTGCGACCGACATAATTCACGCATTGCCCCGTTGGAGTACACCACAGAACAACCTCGAGCGGGATTCCGCATACGACGAGATCTGCAAGGCTTGGATTTTGGTGATTCGGGAAGCAGCTAAGCGTGGAGGGGGAATTCAGTTACAGTACGGTGGTTGGGATCAGAAGTTGGCGAAGCACAATCACAACTCGGGCGGTAAACTGCAGGCAGCCGTCAACGAGCTGGGTTCCAGTTTAGGATGGATGCACAGACCGGACGCCCAAGGTTATGGAAGCCCAGGCGGCAATGACCTTGGGTCCATCCGGGAGCAACTCCTGTCGGGCACATACGGGCTCGGCACCCCCGTCAAGGTTGGGCCATGGTGAATCCGGTCAGCCATCGACAACCGCAATCCGCCTTTATCCTCATTTCCAACCATCACATCAATTTCGCGACACTCTCACCCGCCCTTCAAATCTTCAGGGCTCTGTCCGAATCCTCGACCGTGCACGTCCACGTATGATACGATCACGACTACCTACTGCATGAACTAGAGTTGAGGGTCAGCTTGGCGTTTACTGTGTGCAAGCAAACATATTCTTTTTCGTTTTATTTCCCTATTTCCCTTTTTGTGTCATATCTCTGGACGCCAACCCCATGATTTCTAGATTGTCAGATCAAGGCCCAGGATCCTTCATTTCGTCCCAAAATTGCACCATGATCCTGCATTGTCACAGCCGAGCATGGTAcattctttcattcctttcgatcatcatttccttccacttcatgtgttcttcttctgtctcgGCGATATATACTCGAACCGCTGTGGAAAAAAACCGCTTCATTCTTTCAGCCTAGCTGCATTTTCCTTGTCTTTGCCCTATCTTGTATACCCTTTACTATTTTCCCCTTAATATCACTGGTGTCAGgtatattcttcttcgggTTTTGGGAGGCCTCTTTCATTTGGTGGGACGGGTTACACTACATGTCAGTAAAGCATAAGAACAAAAGGGAGCATCATTGTCCAGATAGTCACAATACCACGAGAACCAACCCTCCCGAGCCGTCTCGGGTTATCAACCAACTGATACTCTCGTTACATCCTTGTGCTCTGATCATTCATCCTCCTGCTAATGTTCCACAATTGGGAAACCCACCTCGCACTGCAGAAATATATCCTGCCTCACCAGCAGCTCAGTAGAACCAAGGGTACACATGCGTCTTCGAATCAGGCCCACGCCATCGTCAACATTCATGCAACGGTAATACAACAACTTATGGGGTTACTTGTATGCTACTAGTACATAAATTGAAATTAGAATAAGCAATCGCATTATATACCCATATCTACCTAAACAACTGAAAACTAATACTATTGCTATTACTACCAGTATTGAAGCATACTTGTTTATCCCACCGACCGACAGACCTTAACTCCGTCCACAACCGGTATTGATACCTTCAGTAGCAACTTTCAATGAAACAGACATTGTGAACAACCATCATCCATAGCTACGTAATTTACTAGTACACTCCTACTCTTATCAACCAGTCAACCCGCCGGTACGGCTAACCACGAATGAAACTCTGGCACTGGCCATGTCAGCATGGAGGGTGGTCTACGTATGCACTTACGTGTTCGCAGACCGTCGTGCATGATGAGAAATCAGGGATTGATGAATGCAAcatgtagtaagtagtaactaactaatccTTGTACTTATTTACTTAGGTAAGTACTTACATAGGCAGCTTCAGTGATTAtgcttactactacttgattGATGTAATTGGTTGCCCTATTCATAtattttgaatatatatatatatatatatatatatatataccttgCTATTAGTGGTGATTGTATTTTcccgaggaagagaggggatcCATCCATGGTTTAGATAAGATAGACAATAAATATGGAACTAAAAAGTATTGAAATTAGTCCTGTTATGTTTcgtttttcctttttccgtTCATGACAATGCCCGTTTCACAATCCTGAACAACCACCCGGCATCTTCCCACCCGCCGCGAGTTCCGGGTTTCTCTTCGCTTATGGAAGCGATGTCTGACTCTGTGGCTATGGATATGGTGTCTGTTTCTTGGGAATGGATATTGTCGTGCATGAGAGACTGAAGGTCGTGATTGATGGCCCCTCCTGATATTACTGCCGGTGGAGCGGTGGTTGCTGTCGTTGTGGAGAGTGGCCAGTCGTCGACACCGAATAAGGTCCATTCTACCATTCGGTCGATCCAGCTGCCTAGTCCGAAGCCTCGTTCACGGGTGAGACGCTGGAATTCTTGTTCGTCGATTTCGTCTTCGGAGGCGAGGAGAGAGTCCGAGGTGGTTGTGAAGCTGaggttgtcttcttcttcttcatcttcttcgtcggctATGTTTGCCATCTCGGCGCGGATGCGCTCGTCCACGAAATCGGGGAGCATGTGACGGGCTTGTTCTTCGATGGGGGTGTGAAGgccactgctgctggtcgTAGTGGGGTTTTCTTGTCTGCTGGAAAACCGGGTTATGTCGAGACTGGTCATGGCCAGGTCGGGTCTGCTGGATCTGCGGCTTGTTGGGCCTGAGCGAGAGGCTCGACGAGAGTAGGCGGCAGGCGTGGATATGCCGGATCGAGAACGACGGGTGCTGTTTCGTGAGGCCCAtgactgttgctgctgctgctggctgtcTAGATCGATTTGATGGCTGTCTGAGACGAGGCTGGTTGAGCTTTGTCGTTTCACGAGCCAGCTTTGACCCTTTTCTTCGCGGGTCGAGGATGCGAGGGCAATGCCTGCACGGAGCATCCATTCTGTATCGGGATTGTGATGGTGGGCGGCGGCATCGGGGTGACGCCGGGAGGAGCGTGTTCTGCTCCGGCGGAGCTCTTCATTCTGCTGGTGATGGAGTGGACTGGCCACGCTCCGGGACTGTAGATTGGTATCGCTGGAATGGATGCGAGTGGAGCTCTTGCTTCGGGAATGGCGACGAACGCGGGACCCGCTACGGGAGTGAGAGTGGGATAGGACGCCTGGGGTTCCGGGGACGGAGAAACTAGAGAGATACGAGGTCCTGGTTGCGCTGGGGGTGCCGGGGATTTCGTGGCGAGGAGAGAAGTAGTCTGGGGCATCGgtatcgtcgtcgtcgtcgatggGGAATCGAGGGTTTAGCGGAGATAGAGATACATGGTGTAAGGCGGGATATGAACGGCGTGATCGAAACCCGCCTTGAGATTGTGAAGACTGATGTTTGATGGGGAAAGTTTAGtgagtgggtgtgggtggatCTGGGGGGCAAGGGTTCACTCACATCCATGAAGGCGTTAGGACCACACGGGGTCACCGGAAGATTTTTTGCGGGGAAGTATTCGAGACAAATGAGGTGGGAagattgatgaagatggagagagggCACAATGGGCTATTAAACCCAGATCGTGATGATCgtcggggttggaggagaagatcgaacCACCTTCGG harbors:
- the STS1 gene encoding cut8/STS1 family protein (COG:U;~EggNog:ENOG410PKVS;~InterPro:IPR013868,IPR038422;~PFAM:PF08559;~go_component: GO:0005634 - nucleus [Evidence IEA];~go_process: GO:0031144 - proteasome localization [Evidence IEA];~go_process: GO:0071630 - nuclear protein quality control by the ubiquitin-proteasome system [Evidence IEA]), whose amino-acid sequence is MNSLVATPPVPPHHFYEYSRPSPSRPMSTPIHTPNNRKRKADDENDHDGRMSASPTNSPALTPRTLPVNRNIKRARPNVSGRPLALPRLLETLDTDALRGILRTVCERHPGLVDEVVHTAPRPSVASALQVLRHYESALQSSFPLGGNSESDYAYNRVRQPLGNLLDALSDFTPHFLPPHETQSSVSLSYLDGATDIIHALPRWSTPQNNLERDSAYDEICKAWILVIREAAKRGGGIQLQYGGWDQKLAKHNHNSGGKLQAAVNELGSSLGWMHRPDAQGYGSPGGNDLGSIREQLLSGTYGLGTPVKVGPW
- a CDS encoding DUF3984 domain-containing protein (COG:S;~EggNog:ENOG410PI63;~InterPro:IPR025040;~PFAM:PF13136); this encodes MDSSQSQGGFRSRRSYPALHHVSLSPLNPRFPIDDDDDTDAPDYFSPRHEIPGTPSATRTSYLSSFSVPGTPGVLSHSHSRSGSRVRRHSRSKSSTRIHSSDTNLQSRSVASPLHHQQNEELRRSRTRSSRRHPDAAAHHHNPDTEWMLRAGIALASSTREEKGQSWLVKRQSSTSLVSDSHQIDLDSQQQQQQSWASRNSTRRSRSGISTPAAYSRRASRSGPTSRRSSRPDLAMTSLDITRFSSRQENPTTTSSSGLHTPIEEQARHMLPDFVDERIRAEMANIADEEDEEEEDNLSFTTTSDSLLASEDEIDEQEFQRLTRERGFGLGSWIDRMVEWTLFGVDDWPLSTTTATTAPPAVISGGAINHDLQSLMHDNIHSQETDTISIATESDIASISEEKPGTRGGWEDAGWLFRIVKRALS